From a region of the Neisseria subflava genome:
- the nuoE gene encoding NADH-quinone oxidoreductase subunit NuoE: MLSAESLKQIDIELAKYPADQRRSAIMGALRIAQTEKGWLAPETIAFVADYIGISPAQAYEVATFYNMYDLEPVGKYKLTVCTNLPCALRGGMATGEYLKQKLGIGYGETTPDGKFTLVEGECMGACGDAPVMLVNNHSMCSFMTEEAIDKKLAELK, from the coding sequence AATCCTTAAAACAAATTGATATTGAGTTGGCAAAATATCCAGCCGACCAACGCCGATCCGCCATTATGGGCGCATTGCGTATTGCACAAACCGAAAAAGGCTGGCTTGCTCCTGAGACCATTGCCTTTGTCGCAGACTATATCGGCATCTCGCCTGCACAAGCCTACGAAGTCGCTACTTTCTACAATATGTACGACCTTGAGCCTGTCGGCAAATACAAACTGACCGTTTGTACCAACCTGCCCTGCGCCCTGCGCGGCGGTATGGCAACCGGCGAATACCTCAAACAAAAACTCGGTATCGGCTACGGCGAAACCACGCCCGACGGCAAATTTACCCTTGTCGAAGGCGAATGCATGGGCGCATGTGGCGATGCTCCGGTCATGCTGGTCAACAACCACAGCATGTGCAGCTTTATGACCGAAGAAGCGATTGACAAGAAACTTGCCGAACTGAAATAA